A genomic window from Candidatus Binatia bacterium includes:
- a CDS encoding YfhO family protein: MSARGEGRTRVATIAALGAVVAVVAWFQAPFLLDREIVVERDALSSILPIRAFLAHALQQGSWPMWNPAPVLGKPFLPEWQTGLFYPPSLFLLVPPFSRGFNLFFSFHYVWTAVGAFLLLRALGTTRPAAWLGALVWTLGGPLVSLGHLLNHLMAVSWLPWVLWGWARSGDLRARIVTSSVLLAIALLTGSPEMALLIAGLLLVLARDVRALWVPPIAAMLAAMQLVPVWLYLETTHRGAHGLSTENVLAFSTPIWRLAELVYPGDPGPGAFLPSLYVGPIPVLLALVGLLFVPTLTRLLATLVALVLLGIAFGSNAAILPFLHEHVSGIDLLRYPEKLLVGVHALLALGAAWGLSGIASRWPGRIGVAAAAALALVAVADLARVNRNVLFTMTPQALFAPPDAARAMGAATAPTEMVRYYANSRGAPTPETLAEATEIDRELLYAATGELYGLANVNTPASLNLIEHERLNRTLESLPQEKALETLHALGTRWITSFTELRGDRVRPISIGVDRAKLYSLGSDAPRAFVAQQVGVALGPEAALDRFARSEVPLGMAVVEGIGVHDIAYRPPDRWEVQWVEAGNDRLTLDVAVDAPGLLVVNDSFLEGWRASVDGAPAALERVNGLVRGVWLAAGEHRVTMRYRPPGLAIGCALSLATLVGLLLVSYRGGK, encoded by the coding sequence GTGTCGGCGAGGGGAGAGGGGCGGACCAGGGTAGCGACGATCGCTGCGCTCGGCGCGGTGGTGGCTGTGGTCGCGTGGTTCCAAGCACCGTTCCTGCTCGACCGGGAGATCGTCGTCGAGCGTGACGCGCTCTCCTCCATCCTGCCGATCCGCGCCTTCCTCGCGCACGCGCTCCAGCAGGGCTCGTGGCCGATGTGGAATCCCGCGCCCGTCCTCGGCAAGCCGTTTCTTCCAGAATGGCAGACGGGGCTGTTCTACCCCCCGAGCCTGTTCCTGCTGGTCCCTCCGTTCTCGCGCGGGTTCAATCTGTTCTTTTCGTTCCACTACGTTTGGACGGCCGTGGGCGCCTTCCTGCTCCTCCGCGCGCTCGGCACGACCCGTCCGGCAGCGTGGCTCGGAGCTCTGGTCTGGACGCTCGGCGGTCCACTGGTTTCGCTCGGACATCTCTTGAACCACCTGATGGCGGTGTCGTGGTTGCCGTGGGTTTTGTGGGGATGGGCGCGCAGCGGCGACCTCCGGGCTCGAATCGTCACGTCGAGCGTCTTGCTCGCGATCGCGCTTCTGACGGGAAGCCCGGAGATGGCGCTGCTCATCGCAGGTCTCCTCCTAGTCCTCGCGCGCGATGTCCGGGCCCTCTGGGTACCGCCGATCGCAGCGATGCTCGCAGCCATGCAGCTCGTGCCTGTCTGGCTCTACCTGGAAACGACGCATCGAGGTGCCCACGGCCTCTCGACCGAGAACGTTCTCGCCTTCTCCACGCCGATCTGGCGACTGGCCGAACTCGTCTACCCGGGTGATCCCGGCCCAGGCGCGTTCTTGCCATCACTCTACGTCGGTCCGATTCCGGTCCTGCTCGCGCTGGTCGGGCTACTGTTCGTGCCGACGCTCACTCGCTTGCTGGCGACCCTGGTCGCGTTGGTACTCCTCGGAATCGCGTTCGGTTCCAACGCGGCGATCCTGCCGTTCCTGCACGAGCACGTCTCCGGCATCGATCTCCTTCGCTATCCCGAGAAGCTCCTCGTCGGCGTGCACGCCTTGCTCGCGCTCGGCGCGGCCTGGGGACTGTCCGGAATCGCGTCCCGGTGGCCCGGACGGATCGGGGTCGCCGCGGCGGCGGCTCTCGCCCTTGTGGCGGTGGCAGACCTCGCCCGCGTGAACCGAAACGTCCTGTTCACGATGACGCCGCAGGCCCTGTTCGCTCCGCCCGACGCCGCGCGCGCCATGGGCGCTGCCACGGCCCCGACCGAGATGGTCCGCTACTACGCAAACTCCCGCGGCGCGCCGACCCCGGAGACGCTCGCCGAGGCGACGGAGATCGACCGCGAGCTTCTGTACGCGGCAACCGGCGAGCTGTATGGGCTCGCGAACGTCAACACGCCCGCGTCCCTCAATCTGATTGAACACGAGCGTCTCAACCGAACACTCGAGAGCCTCCCGCAAGAGAAGGCTCTCGAGACGCTGCACGCTCTCGGCACTCGGTGGATCACGAGCTTCACTGAACTCCGGGGCGATCGGGTTCGTCCCATCTCCATCGGGGTGGACCGAGCCAAGCTCTACTCGCTCGGAAGCGACGCTCCCCGCGCCTTCGTCGCGCAACAGGTCGGCGTCGCCCTCGGCCCGGAGGCGGCGCTCGATCGATTCGCAAGGTCCGAAGTACCGCTCGGGATGGCCGTGGTCGAGGGCATCGGCGTCCACGACATTGCGTACCGTCCTCCGGACCGGTGGGAGGTCCAGTGGGTCGAAGCCGGGAACGACCGTCTCACCTTGGATGTCGCGGTCGACGCTCCCGGACTCCTCGTGGTGAACGACAGCTTCCTCGAGGGCTGGCGTGCGTCCGTCGACGGCGCGCCCGCGGCGCTCGAACGGGTGAACGGCCTGGTCCGGGGCGTATGGCTCGCCGCGGGCGAACATCGGGTGACGATGCGATACCGGCCGCCGGGCCTGGCGATCGGATGCGCACTCAGCCTCGCGACGCTCGTCGGCCTG